In the genome of Flexistipes sinusarabici DSM 4947, one region contains:
- the aroB gene encoding 3-dehydroquinate synthase — protein MDKVLVDLKKEVDYSYEILIGTGFIDREINCFEDTGTALFLVDENVYNLYPKLFSRVCCFVYRAEEKRKNFDSVKDILSFFKKNRAHRKNVLVSVGGGITGDVGGFAASVYMRGIPFVNVPTTFLSMVDSSVGGKTGINFDDVKNLVGAFYQPQKVLIDTGFLDTLSGEEFMSGFAEVIKYAAVFDRDFFDELKKSENLKSSDFLRYTVRKCCEIKAEIVKLDERESGLRRLLNFGHTVGHAVEIDSGHTVKHGHAVAIGMYYETLFAFRKGDADKKVLEELRGVLSVHEYDIDYKINNETLFLDALKSDKKAADSKLVLAVAPHIGEGSIVEDVSAEELMECVKESV, from the coding sequence ATGGATAAGGTTTTAGTAGATTTGAAAAAAGAAGTTGACTATTCATATGAAATATTAATTGGAACGGGATTTATAGACCGGGAGATAAACTGTTTTGAAGATACCGGCACGGCTCTTTTCCTGGTGGATGAAAATGTTTATAACCTTTATCCGAAGCTTTTCAGCCGGGTTTGCTGCTTTGTTTACAGAGCTGAAGAGAAGAGAAAAAATTTTGATTCTGTGAAAGACATTTTGTCGTTTTTCAAGAAGAACAGAGCACACAGAAAAAATGTTTTGGTTTCTGTGGGCGGAGGAATAACCGGCGATGTTGGAGGTTTTGCAGCTTCTGTTTATATGAGAGGGATTCCTTTTGTGAATGTTCCGACCACCTTTCTTTCGATGGTTGACAGCAGTGTAGGAGGCAAAACAGGTATTAATTTTGACGATGTCAAAAATCTGGTGGGGGCTTTCTACCAGCCGCAGAAGGTTCTAATTGATACAGGTTTTCTCGATACCCTTTCTGGTGAAGAATTTATGAGCGGATTTGCCGAAGTGATTAAATATGCCGCCGTTTTTGACAGGGATTTTTTTGATGAGCTGAAAAAATCTGAAAATTTGAAAAGCAGCGATTTTCTAAGATATACTGTCCGTAAATGCTGTGAAATAAAAGCTGAAATTGTAAAACTTGACGAGCGGGAAAGCGGTTTGAGAAGACTGTTGAATTTCGGACATACTGTGGGGCATGCTGTTGAAATAGACAGCGGACATACAGTAAAACACGGTCATGCCGTGGCAATAGGTATGTATTATGAAACGCTCTTTGCCTTCAGGAAGGGGGACGCTGATAAAAAAGTGCTTGAAGAACTTCGTGGCGTTTTGTCTGTGCATGAATATGATATAGATTATAAAATCAATAACGAGACTTTGTTTCTGGACGCTTTAAAAAGTGACAAAAAGGCAGCGGATTCTAAGCTTGTGCTGGCGGTCGCCCCCCATATCGGCGAAGGCAGCATAGTTGAGGATGTTTCTGCTGAAGAGCTTATGGAGTGTGTAAAAGAATCGGTTTGA
- a CDS encoding shikimate kinase — MKNIYLLGFMGSGKTSVGKRLAEKKNMTFIDLDEKIEESEGMSIAEIFAGKGEEYFRDVEKKVLKELSAMDSCIVATGGGAVMDPENLQTMKNSGVTVSLLASPEIVHERVKNSNLRPLLNVENPIDEIKKLMFERAAFYIKSDIIVDTSDLSVDEAADEIIGELNG; from the coding sequence ATGAAAAACATATATCTACTTGGGTTTATGGGCAGCGGCAAAACGTCGGTGGGAAAGAGATTGGCCGAAAAGAAAAACATGACTTTTATTGATCTTGATGAAAAAATTGAGGAGTCAGAAGGGATGAGTATAGCAGAAATATTTGCAGGAAAAGGTGAGGAATACTTCAGGGATGTTGAAAAGAAGGTATTAAAGGAACTCTCAGCGATGGATTCATGTATTGTAGCCACAGGAGGTGGAGCGGTAATGGATCCGGAAAACTTGCAGACAATGAAAAACAGTGGAGTTACCGTTTCTCTTCTTGCTTCCCCCGAGATTGTCCATGAAAGGGTTAAAAACAGTAATTTAAGACCTCTTCTGAATGTAGAAAATCCCATTGATGAAATTAAAAAGCTGATGTTCGAACGGGCAGCCTTTTATATAAAAAGTGATATCATTGTAGATACCAGTGACTTGAGTGTGGATGAGGCTGCTGATGAAATCATCGGGGAGTTAAATGGATAA
- a CDS encoding transglycosylase domain-containing protein encodes MKTKLLFAFILSSFLILAVYMLHESLHSYYVYKAKPLKQIAYNEKRENSRLQLSLYGGQLIYVKQFAFVNELRPDDIDTDLVHALNIVFSENGYKNIFAYYVDNYFPSLSGGWENDYLKKAALHYLNKNYKKKDLCLYYLNRIKFSDNIRGIGGLSLYLFNRKFGALDLKSKVYLLAYTVNFTENGGKAFAGLSRQTDSVLWQMFTNHIIDYGVYRNAVETVINFNVYRDFKSERYLPLVRKVEKELERKSINYKSGMYKVKLTLKQDLNIALADKLNKYLEGKQAGLEAAYILINYEKGSIEALYGTESFSYKDGLSRAWKMKRQTGSIFKPLVYVTAFETGVKPYDYIVDKQREYKIPSGIYSPDNYADYYMGKTYVRNGLVFSLNNATIKLALDAGLNNVAETAERFGLAPVKPYFSMPLGSNPFSVLDMAETYTVFANKGIKRDVSLIASITENGKSINIRKKDIRVASKKSVSLTLQCMKDVVRFGTARKSSVLAETAGKTGTTNDYKDAWFVGILEPYVLMVWVGFDDMHSMGEKGTGGEMAAPAVAKLQKYLYSEKQYTMKNQ; translated from the coding sequence GTGAAGACTAAGCTACTTTTTGCTTTTATTCTTTCGTCATTTCTAATTTTGGCCGTATACATGCTGCATGAAAGTCTGCATTCCTATTACGTATATAAAGCTAAACCCCTAAAACAGATAGCATACAATGAAAAGAGGGAAAACAGCCGGCTTCAGTTAAGCCTTTACGGCGGTCAGTTGATCTATGTAAAACAGTTTGCTTTTGTGAATGAACTAAGACCTGACGATATTGATACAGATTTGGTACACGCTCTTAACATTGTTTTTTCAGAAAATGGATATAAAAATATCTTTGCATATTATGTGGATAACTATTTCCCCTCTTTATCAGGGGGGTGGGAAAACGATTATCTAAAAAAGGCGGCATTACACTATCTGAATAAAAACTATAAAAAAAAGGATTTGTGCCTGTATTATCTCAACAGGATAAAATTTAGTGATAATATCAGAGGCATTGGCGGTCTCTCCCTTTATCTTTTTAATAGAAAATTCGGAGCCCTTGATTTAAAAAGCAAGGTATATCTTCTGGCTTATACCGTTAATTTTACTGAAAATGGGGGAAAGGCTTTTGCCGGTCTCTCAAGACAGACTGATAGTGTTTTGTGGCAGATGTTTACCAACCATATAATAGATTACGGGGTTTATCGAAATGCTGTGGAGACTGTCATAAACTTTAACGTATACCGGGATTTTAAAAGTGAACGGTACCTGCCATTGGTCAGAAAAGTTGAAAAGGAACTTGAAAGAAAATCGATTAATTATAAATCAGGTATGTACAAAGTAAAGCTTACACTGAAGCAAGATTTGAATATAGCTTTGGCTGACAAACTTAATAAATATTTAGAAGGAAAACAGGCCGGATTAGAAGCTGCATATATTTTGATAAATTATGAAAAGGGAAGTATTGAAGCATTATACGGGACAGAAAGTTTCAGTTATAAAGACGGGCTTTCAAGAGCCTGGAAAATGAAACGGCAGACAGGGTCGATATTTAAGCCTCTGGTCTACGTTACGGCTTTTGAAACAGGTGTTAAACCTTATGATTATATAGTTGATAAACAGAGAGAGTATAAAATTCCATCGGGGATTTATTCTCCCGATAACTATGCAGATTATTATATGGGTAAAACGTATGTACGAAACGGACTGGTATTTTCTCTCAATAATGCAACCATTAAATTGGCATTGGATGCGGGATTAAACAATGTAGCTGAAACAGCCGAAAGGTTTGGTTTGGCACCTGTAAAACCTTATTTCTCTATGCCGCTTGGTTCAAATCCATTTAGTGTACTTGACATGGCAGAAACTTATACAGTATTTGCCAATAAAGGAATTAAAAGGGATGTTTCACTAATAGCATCAATAACTGAGAACGGAAAAAGTATTAATATAAGGAAAAAAGACATTAGAGTAGCATCCAAAAAAAGTGTCAGCCTGACATTACAATGTATGAAGGATGTCGTCCGGTTCGGTACAGCCAGAAAAAGCAGCGTTTTGGCAGAAACAGCCGGAAAAACGGGAACGACGAACGACTATAAAGATGCATGGTTCGTAGGCATTCTTGAACCTTATGTGCTTATGGTCTGGGTGGGGTTTGATGATATGCACAGTATGGGGGAGAAGGGTACCGGTGGCGAGATGGCTGCACCTGCTGTTGCAAAATTGCAAAAATATCTCTATTCTGAAAAGCAATATACGATGAAGAATCAATAA
- a CDS encoding XTP/dITP diphosphatase → MKRLLVASKNKNKLKEIRKILGSLNVEVNSAYDFCSISDDIAETGSSFEENASIKALAFSKLVEDFVIADDSGLCVDYLNGAPGIFSARFAGKDADDNLNNKKLLKKLHGVDPEQRKAKFVCVIALAKKGRIVETFRGECHGNIAEKPRGEGGFGYDPLFLLENGGTMAEISAEEKNRISHRAHALEKLKKFIGNYQCED, encoded by the coding sequence GTGAAAAGACTGCTGGTTGCTTCAAAAAATAAAAACAAACTGAAGGAAATCCGCAAAATATTAGGCAGTTTAAATGTTGAAGTAAATTCAGCTTATGATTTTTGCAGCATAAGCGATGATATTGCCGAGACGGGTTCGAGCTTTGAAGAGAATGCTTCAATAAAGGCTCTTGCTTTTTCAAAACTGGTGGAAGATTTCGTAATAGCTGATGATTCTGGTCTCTGTGTGGACTATCTGAACGGAGCACCTGGTATTTTTTCAGCGAGGTTTGCTGGGAAAGATGCTGATGATAATCTGAACAATAAAAAATTGCTTAAAAAGCTGCATGGGGTTGATCCGGAGCAGAGAAAAGCTAAATTTGTATGTGTCATTGCCCTTGCCAAGAAGGGACGGATTGTGGAAACATTCCGCGGTGAATGTCACGGAAATATCGCAGAAAAACCGAGAGGGGAAGGCGGTTTCGGTTATGACCCTTTGTTTTTGCTTGAAAATGGCGGTACAATGGCAGAAATTAGTGCTGAAGAAAAAAACAGAATCAGTCACAGAGCCCATGCTTTGGAGAAACTGAAAAAATTTATCGGAAATTATCAATGTGAAGACTAA
- the rph gene encoding ribonuclease PH, translating to MRTDKRANDEMRLIKITDDFVKYPEGSVLIEFGETKVICNATVNESVPPFLKGTDTGWVTAEYSMLPRSTHSRNVREAQRGKLSGRTHEISRLIGRSLRSAVNLEMLGERSIILDCDVIQADGGTRTASISGAFIALNKAVKKMIERGDIEQSPVTEGVAAVSLGLVNDELLLDLNYEEDSSAQVDMNLVGTESGKIIEIQGTAEESPFERGKVSEMLELGFKGLEVIFAAQKKISDF from the coding sequence ATGAGGACAGATAAAAGAGCGAACGATGAAATGAGACTGATAAAAATTACGGATGATTTTGTGAAATATCCGGAAGGATCTGTTTTGATTGAGTTTGGAGAAACAAAAGTAATATGCAATGCCACTGTAAATGAAAGTGTCCCCCCTTTTTTAAAAGGTACCGATACAGGGTGGGTTACAGCTGAATATTCAATGCTTCCCAGATCAACTCACTCCAGGAATGTAAGAGAGGCTCAGAGGGGAAAGCTGAGTGGCAGGACGCATGAAATATCACGATTAATCGGCAGAAGTCTCCGTTCCGCTGTTAATCTGGAAATGCTGGGGGAAAGGAGTATTATACTGGACTGCGATGTGATACAAGCGGACGGCGGTACGCGAACCGCCTCAATATCGGGGGCTTTTATTGCACTGAATAAAGCGGTTAAGAAGATGATTGAAAGAGGAGATATTGAACAAAGTCCTGTAACCGAGGGCGTTGCAGCTGTCAGCCTTGGACTGGTTAACGATGAGCTTCTGCTTGATCTGAACTATGAAGAGGATTCCAGCGCTCAGGTTGATATGAACCTGGTGGGCACTGAGAGCGGTAAAATTATAGAAATTCAGGGTACTGCCGAAGAGTCGCCGTTTGAACGCGGTAAAGTTAGTGAAATGCTTGAGCTGGGATTCAAAGGACTTGAAGTAATTTTTGCTGCCCAGAAAAAAATATCGGATTTTTGA
- a CDS encoding type II toxin-antitoxin system RelE/ParE family toxin has translation MNFNVYFTDDAEEDLNEIYRYILHNDSSENALYVIKEIEKIIRSLEAFPERGTVPNELSEIGVNDFRELFFKPYRIIYKKDEENVYIMLIVDGRRSLQTLLERRLLK, from the coding sequence ATGAATTTTAACGTATATTTTACTGATGACGCTGAGGAAGATTTAAACGAGATATACAGGTATATCTTGCATAATGATTCATCTGAAAATGCCTTGTATGTGATTAAAGAAATAGAAAAAATAATTAGAAGTTTGGAGGCATTTCCGGAAAGAGGAACTGTACCCAATGAATTGTCAGAAATTGGTGTTAATGATTTTAGGGAGTTATTTTTTAAGCCATACAGAATAATTTATAAAAAGGATGAAGAGAATGTTTATATAATGCTGATTGTTGACGGCAGGCGCAGTTTACAAACGTTGCTTGAAAGAAGGTTGTTGAAATAA
- a CDS encoding type II toxin-antitoxin system Phd/YefM family antitoxin, which translates to MKLSSKIKPLSYLKVHASEIIRNINKEKEPLIITQNGEAKVVLQDIDSYEQTQETLNLLKILALGNKQIEEDKIKPSSDVFDKIYKSNENA; encoded by the coding sequence ATGAAATTATCATCGAAAATAAAACCTTTGAGTTATTTAAAAGTACATGCATCGGAAATAATCAGAAACATTAATAAAGAAAAAGAACCATTAATAATTACTCAAAACGGTGAAGCTAAAGTTGTGCTGCAGGATATTGACAGTTATGAGCAGACCCAGGAAACTCTAAATCTTTTAAAAATATTAGCTTTGGGAAATAAACAAATTGAAGAAGACAAAATTAAACCGTCTTCTGATGTTTTTGATAAAATTTATAAGAGCAATGAGAATGCTTAA